A genomic region of Alicyclobacillus sp. SO9 contains the following coding sequences:
- the rpoN gene encoding RNA polymerase factor sigma-54 codes for MNMELGLYQEQTQRLVMTMQMKQAIQMLQFTMEELDTYLQQQFNENPLLQYRPASVLQETSYPGSGYKVRQNHSGNSGTLSFEQYARSQETMQTYLSNQVSIQDKPRHILRAAQTLVGCLDESGYLRGSDEELQSLCKCDKETLEGAIGVLQQCDPVGIGTRSLTQCLLLQAERLPNPLQYHATLVISHYLSDVATSRLHHIGKELNLTLTEVQEAVDAIRIMNPRPGMSLGDNNAQYIVPEVFVRKEGDFFRVFTNADAEPEVHIDKTYQALLAQQSDPAAKRFLQQKLQGVYWLRKALVQRQITLARVATAIVDVQQRFFTQGPSGLQPLTLKQVADTVDLHESTVSRTVRGKYMETPVGVFELKYFFTSELQTSSGNHSVSAHSVKHLIRTLVGREDALHPLSDEALSKQLLEHGIRVSRRTVAKYRDEMRIPASSKRRRFA; via the coding sequence TCATGACCATGCAGATGAAACAGGCCATCCAAATGCTTCAGTTTACAATGGAGGAATTGGACACGTATTTGCAGCAACAGTTTAACGAGAATCCCTTGCTGCAGTACCGTCCAGCGTCTGTACTTCAGGAAACATCCTACCCCGGCAGCGGATACAAGGTTCGCCAAAATCATAGTGGAAATTCAGGGACTCTGTCTTTTGAGCAATATGCACGCTCCCAAGAAACAATGCAGACCTATTTGTCTAACCAGGTCTCGATTCAGGATAAGCCGAGGCATATTTTGAGGGCTGCCCAGACTCTCGTTGGGTGCTTGGATGAAAGCGGTTACTTGCGGGGCAGCGATGAGGAACTGCAGTCGTTGTGCAAGTGTGACAAGGAGACACTGGAGGGTGCTATTGGGGTGCTCCAGCAATGTGATCCCGTTGGCATAGGTACCCGCAGCCTAACACAGTGCCTGCTGCTCCAAGCCGAACGTTTGCCGAATCCACTTCAATACCATGCGACTCTCGTTATCTCACATTACCTCTCGGATGTCGCCACCAGCAGACTTCATCATATTGGCAAGGAGCTTAACCTAACCCTGACTGAGGTTCAAGAAGCCGTTGACGCTATCCGGATTATGAATCCAAGACCAGGTATGAGTCTTGGCGACAATAATGCACAATATATCGTGCCCGAGGTTTTTGTTCGCAAGGAAGGGGACTTTTTCCGGGTCTTTACCAATGCGGATGCAGAGCCTGAGGTTCACATCGACAAAACCTACCAGGCCCTCTTGGCGCAGCAGTCTGACCCTGCAGCAAAACGCTTTCTGCAGCAAAAATTACAAGGTGTATATTGGCTGCGCAAAGCGCTTGTGCAGCGCCAAATCACATTGGCTCGCGTTGCGACAGCCATTGTCGATGTTCAGCAGCGCTTTTTTACCCAAGGCCCGTCGGGACTTCAGCCTTTGACACTAAAACAGGTGGCAGACACCGTTGATCTGCATGAGTCCACAGTCAGTCGAACCGTGCGAGGGAAGTATATGGAAACGCCTGTCGGCGTGTTTGAGTTAAAGTACTTTTTTACCTCCGAGTTACAAACCAGTTCCGGGAATCACAGTGTTTCCGCTCATTCTGTCAAACACCTGATTCGGACCCTGGTAGGCAGGGAAGACGCCCTCCATCCACTGTCGGACGAAGCCCTGTCAAAACAACTGCTTGAGCACGGCATCCGGGTCTCTCGTCGTACCGTAGCCAAATACCGTGACGAGATGCGGATTCCCGCATCGTCAAAACGCCGGCGGTTTGCATAG
- a CDS encoding sugar-binding transcriptional regulator, with protein MKPVDLGAIRRVVPELIEDLQARVRILQRVKLLQPIGRRGLAVQMGLTERVLRSEVDVLRQQGLLEFASAGMSVSDEGERLLEQLDIALASLDGRDALSGALSRILEIPHVVVVPGDSDEENWVKQTLGYQASQELAARLSRTDVLAVTGGTTMAATAKMMPQHEFPSVKVVPARGGLGENVSLQSNTIASELAKQLGGTSIMLHVPDQLSQDTFHRLVQEPHIQQRLSEVRDATFVLHGIGDAMKMAKRRQMDDSEVEVLNTSGAVAEAFGYYFNAYGETVYSMTTVGLRLADINHIRVIMAVAGGHSKARAMAAAAKAYRIDVLVTDEGAAKQIIQHYGGDEQ; from the coding sequence GTGAAGCCAGTGGATTTAGGCGCAATTCGGCGCGTTGTTCCAGAACTGATTGAAGATTTGCAGGCACGTGTACGCATCTTGCAGCGCGTGAAACTGCTGCAGCCTATCGGACGCAGAGGCTTGGCCGTCCAGATGGGTTTGACGGAAAGAGTGCTGAGGTCTGAAGTAGACGTACTGCGCCAGCAGGGACTGCTGGAATTTGCATCTGCAGGCATGTCTGTTTCGGATGAAGGCGAGAGACTTCTGGAACAATTAGATATAGCACTTGCTTCTCTTGATGGCCGAGATGCATTGTCAGGGGCATTATCGCGAATTTTAGAGATACCGCATGTGGTTGTGGTGCCAGGAGACAGCGACGAAGAGAACTGGGTAAAACAGACACTGGGTTATCAAGCTTCGCAGGAACTGGCTGCACGGTTGTCCAGGACAGATGTTTTAGCTGTGACAGGCGGAACCACAATGGCGGCTACAGCAAAGATGATGCCGCAACACGAATTTCCTTCTGTCAAGGTTGTTCCGGCAAGAGGGGGATTAGGCGAAAATGTGTCGCTGCAGTCCAACACAATTGCGTCGGAATTGGCAAAACAGCTCGGTGGGACTTCCATCATGCTGCATGTTCCTGATCAGCTGAGTCAAGACACATTTCACAGACTTGTCCAGGAACCGCATATTCAACAGCGATTGAGTGAAGTTAGGGACGCCACCTTTGTTCTCCACGGAATTGGTGACGCCATGAAAATGGCAAAACGTCGTCAGATGGACGACTCCGAAGTAGAAGTCCTAAATACTTCCGGAGCCGTGGCAGAGGCGTTTGGTTACTATTTTAACGCTTATGGCGAGACCGTTTACTCCATGACGACTGTCGGACTCCGGTTGGCTGATATCAATCACATTCGGGTCATAATGGCAGTCGCCGGCGGTCACAGCAAAGCGCGCGCAATGGCGGCAGCGGCAAAAGCTTATCGGATTGACGTGCTTGTCACCGATGAGGGAGCTGCCAAACAAATCATTCAGCACTATGGAGGCGATGAGCAATGA
- the gap gene encoding type I glyceraldehyde-3-phosphate dehydrogenase, with product MTLKVGINGFGRIGRNVFRAAMNREDMEIVAVNDLTDAETLAMLLEYDSVHGRLQADVRAVEGAIMVDGKKVQVLAERDPGNLPWGKLGVDLVIESTGRFTKKEQAEAHITKGGAKKVVISAPAKGEDITIVMGVNEDKYDPANHHVVSNASCTTNCLAPVAKVLDEEFKVVKGLMTTVHSYTNDQQILDLPHKDMRRARAAGLSIIPTTTGAAKAVSLVLPQLNGKLNGMAMRVPTPNVSIVDLTVEVEKDATVESVNEALKKATEGSLKGIMGYSTEPLVSKDYNGDPRSSIVDSLSTMVMDNMVKVLSWYDNEWGYSNRVVDLAAYIGSKMPVNV from the coding sequence ATGACATTGAAAGTTGGAATTAACGGATTTGGACGCATTGGACGCAACGTGTTTCGCGCTGCTATGAATCGTGAGGATATGGAGATTGTTGCCGTCAACGACTTGACGGATGCAGAGACGCTGGCAATGCTGCTGGAATATGACTCTGTGCACGGCAGGCTTCAAGCTGATGTCCGGGCTGTAGAGGGAGCCATCATGGTGGATGGGAAGAAGGTTCAGGTTTTGGCTGAACGCGATCCCGGAAATCTTCCTTGGGGTAAACTCGGTGTCGATCTCGTTATCGAATCCACCGGCCGCTTCACTAAGAAGGAGCAGGCAGAAGCACATATTACCAAAGGCGGTGCCAAGAAGGTTGTCATCTCTGCACCTGCCAAAGGCGAAGATATTACCATTGTCATGGGTGTCAACGAGGATAAGTATGATCCTGCCAACCACCACGTGGTTTCCAACGCCTCCTGTACGACCAACTGCTTAGCGCCAGTAGCGAAAGTGCTGGATGAGGAGTTTAAAGTTGTCAAAGGCTTGATGACAACAGTTCATTCCTATACAAATGACCAGCAAATTCTTGACTTGCCCCACAAGGATATGAGGCGTGCTCGTGCCGCAGGACTCTCCATCATTCCAACGACGACCGGCGCAGCAAAGGCAGTCTCCTTGGTTCTGCCGCAATTAAACGGTAAATTGAACGGTATGGCTATGCGTGTACCGACACCAAACGTATCCATTGTTGACTTGACAGTGGAAGTCGAAAAGGATGCTACTGTCGAGAGTGTTAACGAGGCATTGAAAAAGGCAACGGAGGGAAGCTTGAAAGGCATCATGGGGTATTCCACCGAGCCTCTGGTTTCAAAGGATTACAACGGAGATCCTCGCTCTTCCATCGTAGATTCACTATCCACCATGGTGATGGACAACATGGTGAAAGTCTTGTCCTGGTATGACAACGAGTGGGGTTACTCAAACCGTGTTGTTGATTTGGCTGCATACATCGGAAGCAAAATGCCTGTCAACGTGTAA